The window TCGTCAGGCCCCCACTCGTGGCGCGAGGGTGACGTCATCGTGCATGGCACCCGAGACCAGCGAGAGATCGTCGTGGTGGACGGGATGTCTGTGGTCGGCCTGCGAGACACCGCGGTCGATCTGTGTCGCGTGCTTCCACCCGCGTTCGCGCTCGGGGTGGCCGACGTCGCCCTTCGCCTGCTGCGCCACAGCGACGAGACACTTGACTTCGGTGCATTCGGTCGCGCTCAGGCGAATCGGCGTGGCATCAGGCAACTGGACTGGATTGAGAGTCATGCCGATCCGCTGGCCGAATCGACCGGCGAGTCGCTGAGCCGGGCCGTCATCGAGTGGCTGGGATATGAAGAACCCGAGCTTCAGGTCGTCTTCCACTACGAAGGCGTCGAGGATCGCAGCGACTTCTATTGGCGGCGTCAACGCAAGATCGGCGAGTCGGACGGATACGGCAAGTACGATGCCTCCAACCCCGCGGCGATGAAGGAGCATTTCGTCCGAGAGAAGAAACGCGAAGACAGGTTGCGACGGCACGAGGATGGGGTCATCCGCTGGGATTGGCCCGATTCGATCCGATGGAAGCCCTTGGACCGCAAGCTGGCGGTCGGCGGGCTCGAGCGTGTGCGTCCGATGCAGATGTCGATGCTCTCGACCCTGGCGCAGCATCCCCGGTCGTTCACCGCCAAGGAGCGTGCCGAGCGGTGGGCCGCGAGCACGGCGAAGTATCGAGACAAGGGAATCCGCCCGAAATCAGGGGCGACGCCACTTGTTTCGGTATGAATCCCCTGTCTCGGCGAGGGAGAGGGCGGGGGATGCCGCGGCGGGGGCGAGGGCGGGGGATGCCGCGGCGAGGCAGACCGGATGCCGCGGCGCGGCATCCTCCGCCGGCTACGCGGCCTCGGCCAGGCCGAGCACGTCCAGCAGCCAGGCCAGCTCGTACGCCCGCTCGCGCCACGCGTTGTAGCGTCCGCTCACGCCGCCGTGCCCAGCGACCATCTCGCACTTCAGCAGCGCATCGGCACCGGCCTCGCGCAGCGCCGCGACCCACTTGGCCGGTTCGACGTACAGCACGCGCGTGTCGTTGAGTGAGGTCACCGCGAGAATCGGCGGGTAGGCGGCATCCGCCCGCACATTCTCGTATGGCGTGTACGACTTCATGTACGCGTACACGGCGGGGCTGCGCAGCGGGTCGCCCCACTCGTCCCACTCGATCACCGTCAGCGGCAGCGACGGGTCCAGAATCGAGGTGAGGGCATCGACGAAGGGCACGTCGGCGAGAATTCCGGCGAACAGCTCGGGCCGCATGTTCGCAATGGCGCCCATCAGCAGTCCGCCCGCAGAACCGCCCTCGGCCACCATGCGCGACGCCGAGGTGTACCCACCCGCGATGAGGTGTTCGGCGCAGTCGAGAAAGTCGGTGAAGGTGTTGCGCTTGCGCATCGTCTTGCCGTCTTCGTACCACTGCCGGCCCATCTCGCCGCCGCCGCGCACATGCGCGACCGCGAAGACCACGCCGCGGTCAAGCTCCGAGAGTCGGGCGACCGAGAAACCGGGGTCGATCGAGTGCTCGTACGATCCGTAGCCGTACAGGTGCAGCGGACGCTCGTTCTCACCGGGCGTGCCGAACGAGCGCTTCCACACCAGCGAGATCGGCACCCGCACGCCGTCATGCGCGGTGGCCCACACCCGCGCCTGGTCGTAGTCGGCGGGGTCATAACCGCCCAGCACCGGCTGCCGCTTGCGCAGCAGCTTCTCGCCGGTGGCCACGACGTAGTCGTACACGGTGCTCGGGGTGACGAACGACGTGTACCCGAGTCGCAGCACCGGCGGTGCCCACTCCGGGTTGCCGCCCAGTCCGGCGGCGTACAGCGGCTCGTCGAAGGTCAGTTCGTCCACGGCGCTGGTGGTGTAGTCGAAAAGGCCCAGACGTGCCAGCGAGTCGCGTCGATACGCCAGCACGCCGAAGTCACGGAACGTCGACAGGCCGAGCAGGCGCCGACCCGGCTCATGTGCGACGACCACGGTCGGCGAGGAGGTGGGGTCGGATGCCGCGACCCGCACGAGCTCGAAGTCGAGAGCGTCTCGGTTGTGCAGGATGTACAGCACGTCTTCGCCGTCGACGACGGCGTGGTCGCTGTCGTATTCGACGCCTTCGACCCGGGGCCAGACCACACGCGGCGCCGCACGCAGGTCGGCGGCATCCACCAGCCATTCCTCGCTGGTGATCGATGAACCCACCCCGATCACCAGGTAGCGATCGCTGCGGGTGAAGCCCGCCCCGACCCAGTAACGTTCGTCGGGCTCGTGGAACAGTTGCACGTCGTCGGCAACCGGAGTGCCCAGTTCGTGCAACCAGACGGTGTCGGGGCGCCACGCCTCATCGACGGTCAGATAGACGACGAAGCGGCCGTCGGGGGAGAAGGATGCCCCGGCCGAGGTGTTCGGAATCTCGTCGGGCAGATTCTGCCCGGTGGCCAGGTCGCGCACCTTGAGCGTGTAGCGCTCGTCGCCTTCGACGTCGACGCCGTACAGCAGCATCCCGCCGTCTTTGGACACCTCGAAGCTGCCCAGCGAGAAGAATTCCTGACCCTCGGCCTCGATGTTGGCATCGAGCAGCACCTGCTCGCCGGGCACCGCGACCTCGGGCGTCAGCTCGGGCGGGGTCCAGTCATCGGGTGAACCCAGCGGCGCACGGCACTGGATGCCGTATTGCTTGCCGGCGACGGTGCGGCCGTAGTACCACCAGTCGCCCTGGCGGCTGGGCACAGACAGATCGGTCTCTTGAGTACGTCCTTTGATTTCGCTGAAGATCGTCTCGCGCAGCGAGGCGAGGTGCGCGGTGCGCGCCTCGGTGTAGGCGTTCTCTGCCTCGAGATGCGCGATGACCTGGGGATCGTCCTTCTGCCGGAGCCACTCGTACGGATCCAGAAAGGTGTCGCCGTGGTGGGTGCGCGCGGTCTCGCGGCGCTGTGCGACGGGGATGGATGCTGCGTCTGGGGTGCGTACGTCGGTCACAGACCCACGTTAGCCGCCGCATCTGAGAGCGGTGGTTCACACGGATGACGTGCTCATGAGAGGATTTCCTCGGACCCGGGCAGCCGGGAACGATCTCCAGGTGAACTCTTCGTTCGCGCCGCCGGCTTCGTCGGCATCCCTCGATCCTACGAATTTCGGAAAGCGAACGGTGGAAACCGCAGCCTTGATCGTCGTGCTGGTCATCGCGCTGGCACTCTTCTTCGACTTCACCAACGGCTTCCACGACACCGCGAACGCGATGGCGACGCCGATCGCGACGGGGGCGCTCAAGCCGAAGGTCGCGGTGGGACTGGCGGCCGGTCTCAACCTCGTGGGCGCCTTTCTGTCCACCGAGGTGTCCAAGACCGTCTCGCACGGCATCATCCGTGAAGACCAGATAAGTCATCAGGCGTTTCTGCCCCTGATCTTCGCCGGCCTCATCGGTGCGGTGGTCTGGAACATGCTCACCTGGTTGCTGGGCCTGCCCTCCAGCTCGTCGCACGCGCTGTTCGGCGGCCTGATCGGCGCGACACTTGTCGGCTTCGGGGTGATCGGGGTCGACTTCGGCGTGGTGCTGAGCAAGATCATCCTTCCCGCGCTGCTCTCGCCGCTGACGGCCGGGATCATCGCGTTCCTGGTGACGCGGATGGCCTATGCGCTCACCCGCCGTTACGACGGCAAGCCCGACGGGCGCAGCGGCTTCCGCTGGGGGCAGATCTTCACCTCGTCGATGGTGGCGCTCGCGCACGGCACGAACGACGCGCAGAAGACCATGGGCATCATCACGCTCGCGCTGATCATGGCGGGCCTGCAGGATCCCGCCCACGCCGATCCGCACATCTGGGTGATCTTCGCCTGCGCGTTCACGATCGCCCTGGGCACGTATCTGGGCGGCTGGCGCATCATCCGCACCCTCGGCAAGGGGCTCACCGATGTCAAGCCGGCGCAGGGCTTCTCGGCCGAG is drawn from Microbacterium protaetiae and contains these coding sequences:
- a CDS encoding inorganic phosphate transporter; the protein is METAALIVVLVIALALFFDFTNGFHDTANAMATPIATGALKPKVAVGLAAGLNLVGAFLSTEVSKTVSHGIIREDQISHQAFLPLIFAGLIGAVVWNMLTWLLGLPSSSSHALFGGLIGATLVGFGVIGVDFGVVLSKIILPALLSPLTAGIIAFLVTRMAYALTRRYDGKPDGRSGFRWGQIFTSSMVALAHGTNDAQKTMGIITLALIMAGLQDPAHADPHIWVIFACAFTIALGTYLGGWRIIRTLGKGLTDVKPAQGFSAETSTAATILASSALGFALSTTQVASGSVIGSGLGRRGSKVRWGTAGKIAIGWLLTLPAAGLVGALAALVVQWLGTWGVLVDALLALVVIIGLFLRSRRDAVTSANAMSDVAESGRAVKVKKNPPPTRRQRAIIREQERLKAEEKARRKAQERERERRRLEEEARARAEKKAKAKAEAKKSSEAKKKSDAKKKSDAKKKPGKKKDAAHEDEKRDGKKKASSGKGRK
- a CDS encoding S9 family peptidase, encoding MTDVRTPDAASIPVAQRRETARTHHGDTFLDPYEWLRQKDDPQVIAHLEAENAYTEARTAHLASLRETIFSEIKGRTQETDLSVPSRQGDWWYYGRTVAGKQYGIQCRAPLGSPDDWTPPELTPEVAVPGEQVLLDANIEAEGQEFFSLGSFEVSKDGGMLLYGVDVEGDERYTLKVRDLATGQNLPDEIPNTSAGASFSPDGRFVVYLTVDEAWRPDTVWLHELGTPVADDVQLFHEPDERYWVGAGFTRSDRYLVIGVGSSITSEEWLVDAADLRAAPRVVWPRVEGVEYDSDHAVVDGEDVLYILHNRDALDFELVRVAASDPTSSPTVVVAHEPGRRLLGLSTFRDFGVLAYRRDSLARLGLFDYTTSAVDELTFDEPLYAAGLGGNPEWAPPVLRLGYTSFVTPSTVYDYVVATGEKLLRKRQPVLGGYDPADYDQARVWATAHDGVRVPISLVWKRSFGTPGENERPLHLYGYGSYEHSIDPGFSVARLSELDRGVVFAVAHVRGGGEMGRQWYEDGKTMRKRNTFTDFLDCAEHLIAGGYTSASRMVAEGGSAGGLLMGAIANMRPELFAGILADVPFVDALTSILDPSLPLTVIEWDEWGDPLRSPAVYAYMKSYTPYENVRADAAYPPILAVTSLNDTRVLYVEPAKWVAALREAGADALLKCEMVAGHGGVSGRYNAWRERAYELAWLLDVLGLAEAA